A DNA window from Maribellus comscasis contains the following coding sequences:
- a CDS encoding SusD/RagB family nutrient-binding outer membrane lipoprotein: MKKIYSKICIVLSLLILFSACDNWLNVDEDPNAITDSPSINEGIYLTGVEAEWTQQAVTFFVWWNGMKDWLLWYAADGTQGYETRFEIATDYGIEIWNAYSGALMHSNALYEKAKENGNNRFQAIGAAISAWHWFNMADYYDQAPLDEALNGAEFPYPNVNTLEEIYAHANALLDEAIQLFNASDPGDLVPTASQDYIFGADYSKWTKLCYSLKARYAMRLTYFPGNTAAGQADLALQYLENGMTSNDDMCAWDHLDNLTYDSYIYEESLYDYSAEGMTPSTYIVNLLNDLNDPRRPIFWTEAEQGGYIGHNSGSSSVSGEKPSRWSMSYCTQSYPDMIMMYSECLFLEAEAYALKGEYTSAQTALNAAVRADMEYHGVSEDDIVAYLAQSELTVPSDVEAAQELVMTQKYIANTFETTESYFDFIRTGYPKLDFTIINQVINTNTFPRRNPYPPDEIEKNPSIAAIGQPDYFKKGVAWDTKSFSWR; encoded by the coding sequence ATGAAAAAGATATATTCAAAAATATGTATTGTATTGTCGCTGTTAATACTCTTTTCAGCATGTGACAACTGGCTTAATGTGGACGAAGATCCAAATGCTATCACTGATTCACCTTCAATTAATGAAGGAATTTACCTTACCGGAGTTGAGGCCGAATGGACTCAACAAGCTGTAACCTTTTTTGTGTGGTGGAATGGGATGAAAGATTGGTTGCTTTGGTATGCCGCCGACGGCACACAAGGGTATGAAACCCGGTTTGAAATCGCAACCGATTATGGAATTGAAATTTGGAACGCCTACTCAGGAGCTTTAATGCACTCAAATGCTCTGTATGAAAAAGCAAAAGAAAACGGAAATAATCGTTTCCAGGCTATCGGAGCAGCAATTTCAGCCTGGCACTGGTTTAACATGGCCGATTATTATGATCAGGCGCCGCTCGACGAAGCCCTTAACGGTGCAGAATTTCCCTATCCAAATGTAAATACACTTGAGGAGATTTATGCCCATGCCAACGCTCTGCTTGACGAAGCAATCCAGTTATTCAACGCTTCTGACCCGGGCGACCTGGTCCCCACTGCATCGCAAGACTATATTTTTGGCGCTGATTACAGCAAATGGACAAAACTTTGTTATTCTTTAAAGGCACGATATGCTATGCGACTTACTTATTTCCCGGGGAACACGGCAGCCGGTCAGGCCGATCTTGCATTACAATATCTTGAAAACGGAATGACATCGAACGATGACATGTGTGCATGGGATCACCTGGACAATCTGACCTACGACAGTTACATTTATGAGGAATCGCTGTATGATTACTCGGCTGAAGGAATGACTCCCTCAACATACATTGTTAATTTGCTTAATGATTTGAACGACCCAAGAAGACCAATTTTTTGGACCGAAGCAGAACAGGGAGGATACATTGGACATAATAGCGGCTCATCTTCTGTTTCTGGCGAAAAACCAAGCAGATGGTCGATGAGTTACTGTACCCAGTCGTACCCTGACATGATTATGATGTACTCCGAATGCCTCTTCCTGGAAGCAGAAGCTTATGCATTAAAAGGAGAGTATACATCGGCGCAAACAGCTCTTAATGCAGCTGTTAGAGCAGACATGGAATATCACGGCGTGAGTGAAGACGATATAGTAGCTTATCTCGCCCAATCAGAGCTTACTGTTCCTTCAGATGTTGAAGCAGCACAGGAATTGGTTATGACCCAAAAATACATTGCAAACACTTTTGAAACAACTGAGTCTTACTTTGATTTTATTCGCACCGGATATCCAAAACTTGATTTTACTATCATCAATCAGGTGATCAATACAAATACATTTCCTCGACGAAATCCATATCCACCGGATGAAATTGAAAAAAATCCATCAATTGCTGCAATCGGTCAACCCGATTACTTTAAAAAAGGAGTTGCATGGGATACAAAATCTTTTTCATGGAGATAA
- a CDS encoding WD40/YVTN/BNR-like repeat-containing protein produces MNTHLFLLRFKGIILFLLFVNYLSTAQEKKPVFSGADRVKMFSKQKELAQSSAFKDLHWSYIGPTNISGRCTDVEATSPRGQQYTIWIGSATGGVWKSTNEGTTFEPVFDKMPTASIGDIAIDPQNPDVVWVGTGEANIFRSSNAGCGVFKTSDGGTNWELMGLEKTHTIGRIRIHPENSNIIYVAATGHEWTTNEERGLYKTTDGGKTWDKILKINNKTGIFDVVLDPSDPETIYATSWERMRLKWNDPRTFKDTKNCGIWKSTDGGKNWKQINKGLPEASHRGRIGIDISRSNPKVLYALLDNYEIAYEAEEGEVDSYGRPKEDVIKGATVYKTADGGETWEQVSGLTPETKTYMERHSGTYGWVFGQIRVDPKDENTIYTLGIWLHKSTDGGKTFTTIRDPHADHHGFWIDPNNSNYLLDVQDGGLSISYDQGETWKHPITPLPLAQFYNIAFDYNTPFRVFGSIQDHHSFYGTVDISRGKDRIEPVEFAHTLGAEGSIHVIDPRDNNTVFASVFYGNLARAKVDSYPESTERILPPNYPDEPALRGQWVSPIVMSPHNNDIIYFGTQYVMKSTDKGSTWEKISPDLSFNDPNKFGDINYQTIQTLDESPLRAGLLYAGTDDGRIWRTKDAGKTWQEIRSGAVPQRWVSRIVASKYELGTVYMTQTGRRDDDFQVYIWKSTDFGKTWEDISGNIPVGPVNVIREDPINPDILYVGTDASVYISKNKGESWEVLGDLPFAYVHDLQIHPRDNMIIIATHGRGMFVMDADPVNDKEELLRQRRRYRATEMETEN; encoded by the coding sequence TTGTAAATTATTTAAGTACTGCACAAGAGAAAAAACCGGTTTTTAGTGGAGCTGACAGAGTTAAAATGTTCAGCAAACAAAAAGAACTGGCCCAATCTTCTGCGTTTAAAGATCTGCACTGGAGTTACATTGGTCCGACAAACATAAGTGGAAGATGTACAGATGTTGAAGCGACTTCTCCACGTGGACAGCAATATACCATATGGATTGGTTCTGCAACCGGAGGTGTTTGGAAATCAACCAACGAAGGAACCACTTTTGAACCAGTATTTGATAAAATGCCAACAGCATCAATCGGCGATATTGCGATAGATCCTCAAAATCCCGATGTTGTATGGGTCGGAACCGGAGAAGCAAATATTTTCCGGAGTTCAAATGCGGGATGTGGCGTATTTAAAACTTCCGACGGTGGCACGAATTGGGAACTGATGGGGCTGGAGAAAACACACACAATCGGAAGAATCAGAATACATCCTGAAAACAGTAATATTATTTATGTGGCCGCCACAGGGCATGAATGGACTACTAATGAAGAAAGAGGTCTTTACAAAACAACCGACGGAGGAAAGACATGGGATAAGATTCTTAAAATCAACAACAAAACAGGTATCTTTGATGTTGTTTTAGATCCGTCTGATCCTGAAACAATTTATGCAACCTCCTGGGAAAGGATGAGATTAAAATGGAATGATCCACGGACATTTAAAGACACAAAGAATTGCGGCATCTGGAAATCTACAGATGGTGGAAAAAACTGGAAACAAATAAACAAAGGACTCCCGGAAGCAAGCCACAGAGGCAGAATTGGGATTGATATTTCACGTTCAAATCCGAAAGTGCTATATGCTCTTTTGGATAATTATGAAATAGCCTATGAAGCTGAAGAAGGCGAAGTCGATTCTTACGGAAGACCCAAAGAAGACGTTATAAAAGGAGCCACCGTATACAAAACTGCAGATGGAGGTGAAACCTGGGAACAGGTTAGTGGGCTTACACCAGAAACAAAAACATACATGGAGCGCCACTCAGGCACATATGGTTGGGTTTTTGGACAAATACGCGTCGATCCAAAAGATGAAAATACCATTTATACACTTGGAATATGGTTGCATAAATCGACCGATGGAGGAAAAACATTTACAACCATTCGTGACCCGCATGCCGACCACCATGGTTTCTGGATTGACCCAAATAACTCCAACTACCTGCTTGATGTGCAAGATGGCGGCTTATCCATTTCATACGATCAGGGAGAAACATGGAAACATCCGATAACCCCGTTGCCATTGGCACAGTTTTACAATATTGCTTTTGACTACAACACTCCGTTCAGAGTTTTTGGCTCAATACAGGACCATCACAGTTTTTATGGAACTGTCGACATCTCAAGAGGTAAAGACAGGATTGAACCTGTTGAGTTTGCACACACACTGGGTGCCGAGGGCAGTATTCATGTGATAGATCCGCGGGATAACAATACTGTTTTTGCCAGTGTTTTTTACGGGAATCTTGCTCGTGCCAAGGTAGATAGTTACCCGGAAAGTACAGAACGAATTTTACCTCCAAATTATCCGGACGAACCGGCTTTGCGTGGGCAATGGGTTTCCCCCATCGTAATGTCGCCCCACAACAACGACATTATTTACTTTGGTACTCAGTATGTAATGAAATCGACAGACAAAGGAAGTACCTGGGAAAAGATCAGCCCTGATTTATCATTTAACGATCCCAATAAATTTGGAGATATAAATTACCAAACCATACAAACACTTGACGAATCACCTTTACGCGCAGGTTTACTTTATGCCGGCACAGACGACGGAAGAATCTGGCGTACTAAAGACGCCGGGAAAACATGGCAAGAAATCAGAAGTGGAGCCGTACCGCAACGCTGGGTGTCCCGAATAGTTGCATCAAAATATGAGTTGGGAACGGTTTATATGACACAAACCGGAAGACGCGACGATGACTTTCAGGTTTACATCTGGAAATCAACGGACTTTGGGAAGACATGGGAAGACATCTCCGGCAACATTCCGGTGGGACCGGTAAATGTAATAAGAGAAGATCCAATTAACCCTGATATTCTTTACGTTGGCACTGATGCATCAGTGTACATAAGTAAAAACAAAGGCGAAAGCTGGGAGGTGTTGGGTGACCTACCATTTGCTTATGTGCACGATCTTCAAATCCATCCGCGGGACAATATGATTATTATAGCTACACATGGCCGGGGAATGTTTGTTATGGATGCAGACCCGGTAAATGATAAAGAAGAATTACTTAGACAACGCAGACGATACAGAGCTACAGAGATGGAAACCGAAAATTAA
- a CDS encoding SusC/RagA family TonB-linked outer membrane protein yields MKKITTLLIALILLSTISVLAQTVEIRGVVTSEDDGMAIPGVTVSVKGTTMGTTTDMDGNYSIKVPSETKTLVFSYIGMKTQEIEVSGRTQINVTLESDIQDIDEIVVTALGIKSEKKALGYSTSEVKSDELIATRTDNFATALGGKVAGLNITNTSSQGGSGTRIVLRGGSSITGSNEPLFVVNGVPFDADNEGTSSGLADIDPNSIESLSVLKGAAASALYGSRAANGVILITLKSGAMDSRPKVSFKHTSSFDQAYEIPLQKTWAQGVFDFSAQDWTYIDGDNQYTSSSWGPRISDLDGVDYYDRWQVFKTGYTSDNTFSVNGGSDKASYFVSYTNTMNDGVLDPLSYKRNSVNANTSFKFTEKLTVSSNALYSSQDIDRFEESNNNYTFMNTFLASPPSWNPNPIYREDGTIRLYRGGGREPYLYMLENTGNNIKRERFAGSVTVEYEIMKNLNFRSVTGVSTNHYTYENYKNKGGLVNTEGTYERGTRFSKDIESTEMITYDNRLGDFSFDVMVGHNIVQNYWEDMDFDGTGLVVANIYNSSNVSNYTASSSWGQFRSWSLFGKASIGYKSMLYYSITGRNDWASSIKNDYFYPSHSFSFVFSELMKDNEIIDFGKLRLSYAKVGAPASAYATNVVLQQASSSDWLGYSWPFNGQNSYLPSSTYPNEDLQNEFKSEIEGGLEMKFFNNRLGFDLAVYKNWSDNQILWQQLLNSTGYEGGYINIGGITHKGIELVLTGTPVKTSNFSWDITFNWSKDKSRVDDLGENDEPIDLGSAGYAIVGQPFPVIYGDAFLRDDAGNLVLSDEGDQTDGRTTYGRPIIDPRGKKILGKIEPDWIGGIRNSFRYKNLTLTTQIDFQKGGLVVNFDEHYLTYYGMSSLQEDRPEDNRIVFEGVMGHYDYDTKQVVVSDQNNSAWTYYSSYWQTVCQSTNEDNIQPRDFVKLREVSLTYSMPSSVTQKLHVKGIDLTFSGRNLWRKFKDEFTGPDVETNTGGIDNGNAWFNYSFPAMKTYSFTLGLTL; encoded by the coding sequence ATGAAAAAAATCACGACGCTGCTAATTGCGCTGATTTTGTTATCAACAATTTCAGTGCTTGCCCAAACAGTGGAAATCCGGGGAGTTGTTACCTCAGAGGATGATGGCATGGCCATACCCGGGGTTACCGTTAGTGTAAAAGGAACAACTATGGGAACGACGACCGACATGGACGGGAATTATTCAATTAAGGTTCCATCCGAAACAAAAACACTTGTCTTTAGTTACATCGGGATGAAGACACAGGAAATTGAAGTTTCAGGACGTACTCAAATCAATGTCACCCTCGAATCAGACATCCAGGACATTGATGAGATTGTAGTTACCGCTTTGGGTATAAAAAGTGAGAAAAAAGCCCTTGGTTATTCCACAAGCGAAGTAAAGTCCGACGAACTAATAGCTACCCGTACGGATAACTTTGCCACAGCTCTTGGAGGAAAAGTGGCAGGGCTTAACATTACGAATACGTCCAGCCAGGGAGGATCCGGAACACGTATTGTTCTTCGCGGGGGCTCATCCATTACCGGCTCAAACGAACCGCTTTTTGTTGTTAATGGTGTACCTTTCGATGCTGATAACGAGGGAACTTCCTCCGGACTGGCTGATATTGACCCGAATTCAATTGAGTCATTAAGTGTGTTAAAAGGTGCTGCAGCTTCGGCGCTATATGGAAGTCGCGCCGCCAATGGTGTGATTCTGATTACACTCAAATCGGGTGCAATGGACTCAAGGCCTAAAGTGAGTTTTAAACATACTTCTTCGTTTGATCAAGCCTATGAAATTCCGCTTCAAAAAACATGGGCTCAGGGTGTTTTTGATTTCAGCGCACAGGATTGGACTTATATCGACGGAGACAACCAGTATACTTCATCTTCATGGGGGCCAAGAATCTCCGATCTTGATGGTGTTGATTACTACGACCGCTGGCAGGTTTTCAAAACAGGCTACACTTCCGACAACACATTCAGTGTAAACGGCGGGTCAGATAAAGCATCGTACTTTGTTTCTTATACAAACACGATGAACGACGGTGTGCTTGATCCGCTCAGTTACAAACGTAATTCGGTGAATGCAAACACTTCGTTTAAATTTACAGAAAAACTAACCGTTTCATCCAATGCGTTGTACTCAAGTCAGGATATCGACCGATTTGAAGAAAGTAACAACAACTACACCTTTATGAACACCTTTCTGGCTTCTCCTCCTTCGTGGAATCCCAATCCGATTTACAGGGAAGACGGAACTATACGTTTATATCGTGGTGGTGGCCGCGAGCCTTATTTATATATGCTCGAAAACACCGGTAATAATATCAAACGCGAAAGGTTTGCAGGCTCGGTTACCGTTGAATATGAGATAATGAAAAACCTTAATTTCAGATCGGTTACCGGAGTCAGCACAAATCATTACACCTACGAAAACTATAAAAACAAAGGTGGTTTGGTAAACACTGAAGGCACCTACGAAAGAGGAACGCGTTTTAGTAAAGATATTGAATCTACCGAAATGATTACTTACGACAACCGTTTGGGAGACTTTTCTTTCGACGTGATGGTGGGACACAACATTGTTCAGAACTACTGGGAAGATATGGATTTCGATGGCACCGGCCTGGTAGTGGCAAACATCTATAATTCATCAAATGTTTCAAATTATACAGCTTCTTCCTCATGGGGACAATTCCGTTCCTGGTCGCTTTTTGGAAAAGCCAGTATAGGTTACAAAAGTATGTTGTACTACTCTATAACGGGTAGAAACGACTGGGCTTCAAGTATTAAAAACGACTATTTTTACCCAAGCCACAGTTTTAGCTTTGTATTTAGTGAATTAATGAAAGACAATGAAATAATTGATTTTGGAAAATTAAGACTTAGCTATGCCAAAGTAGGCGCGCCTGCAAGTGCTTATGCAACAAATGTAGTGCTTCAACAAGCCTCTTCATCTGATTGGTTAGGATATTCATGGCCTTTCAACGGACAAAACAGCTACCTGCCAAGCTCTACCTACCCAAATGAAGATCTTCAGAATGAGTTTAAAAGCGAAATTGAAGGTGGATTGGAAATGAAGTTTTTCAACAACAGACTGGGATTTGACCTTGCGGTTTATAAAAACTGGAGTGACAACCAGATTCTTTGGCAACAACTTTTAAACTCAACCGGATATGAAGGTGGATATATTAATATTGGTGGTATTACTCATAAAGGTATAGAACTGGTTTTAACGGGTACTCCGGTTAAAACTTCCAATTTCAGCTGGGATATAACATTTAACTGGTCGAAAGACAAATCCAGAGTTGACGACCTGGGGGAAAACGATGAACCCATTGATTTGGGCTCTGCCGGCTATGCCATTGTCGGACAACCGTTCCCTGTGATTTATGGAGATGCATTTCTGCGTGATGATGCCGGCAATCTTGTATTAAGCGATGAAGGAGATCAAACAGATGGCCGGACCACATACGGCCGTCCAATAATCGATCCTCGCGGTAAAAAAATACTGGGTAAAATTGAACCCGACTGGATTGGAGGAATTCGCAATTCGTTCAGATACAAAAATCTTACACTTACTACTCAAATCGATTTCCAGAAAGGCGGACTTGTGGTAAACTTTGACGAGCACTATTTGACTTATTACGGAATGTCATCGCTTCAGGAAGACCGTCCCGAAGACAACCGCATTGTTTTTGAAGGCGTAATGGGACACTATGACTATGATACTAAACAAGTAGTAGTTTCAGATCAGAATAACTCAGCCTGGACATATTATAGCAGTTATTGGCAAACAGTATGTCAGTCAACAAACGAAGACAATATCCAGCCTCGTGATTTTGTAAAACTCAGAGAAGTATCACTAACCTATAGTATGCCTTCTTCAGTTACCCAAAAACTTCACGTAAAGGGTATTGATTTAACTTTCTCGGGAAGAAACCTTTGGAGAAAATTTAAAGACGAATTTACAGGACCTGATGTAGAAACCAACACTGGTGGAATTGACAACGGAAACGCTTGGTTTAACTATAGTTTCCCGGCAATGAAAACGTATTCATTTACACTTGGTTTAACGCTTTAA
- a CDS encoding VPS10 domain-containing protein, which yields MNLFTRFFAAILLTTIFTSQLFGQSELSTNYDAFQYRNLGAYRISAWVGSLAVPENPGEKHKYTWYVGPRAGGIWKTVNNGTTFECISDAFGTSSIGDFAVSPSDPEIIWAGTGEAFNARSSYYGNGIWKSTDAGKTWKNMGLEDSHHIAKVVIHPTNPDIVWVASMGHLFSENKERGIFKTTDGGNSWKKVLYINGQTGVTDLVVNHSNPKILYAATYQKKRTAWTFEPGGEKSRIYKSTDGGNSWKMVQGGLPTGPLGRIGLDIHRANPDIVVAVIQNLNVKPGVDPNEPVPFDEFTDHSFDNLIGGEVYITKNGGTSWERINDPETNDVSGKAAYSFNRVSIDPVDPGKIYIIGVGMYYTLDGGKTWPGFREQNLFQTNFGDNRIFWIDPKDPRHMMLGSDGGIYSTFDGGLTMNHYYHLPLGEVYNVEADNETPYNIYIGLQDHETWKAPSNGWSGQITPADWVITGMWDGMYSKVDPENNKYIYITTQFGSHQRVDQAKGERVSILPQANESEPYRYTWTTPLAISPHNSAIIYTGAQKVLRSLNRGETWEEISPDLTDNDPEKTWGKGHIQYCTISTLDESPVKAGIIWAGTDDGHVQLTTDFGHTWTDLTPNLVKAGAPASMWVSKVFPSNHDSATAYISKCGFTDDIMDAHVYITRDFGKTWKKITNGLPGSPVNVVIEDKKNPNLLFAGNDLGVYVSTNKGENWLPFKANMPNVVVRDIMIHPRENDLIVGTYGRAAWITDISPLQQLTPEVEAKKLHLFDIDSKPRLNFSEQARWGNYQMTGSNHLNSPNEPNGLEIWYLMEKDLQEGTKLSIANKNGETVFEKELPYQKGINKIYWNTFRASPGEYKITLENDKILESKTGIVTKKWTWPVLNYSGKN from the coding sequence ATGAATTTATTTACCAGATTTTTCGCAGCTATTTTGCTCACAACGATTTTCACTTCTCAACTTTTCGGACAAAGTGAGTTATCGACAAACTACGATGCTTTTCAGTACCGAAATCTGGGAGCATACAGAATAAGCGCCTGGGTTGGTTCATTAGCTGTTCCTGAAAATCCCGGTGAGAAACACAAATATACCTGGTATGTCGGCCCGCGAGCTGGCGGAATATGGAAAACAGTGAATAACGGAACAACTTTCGAATGTATTTCTGACGCGTTTGGCACCTCATCCATTGGCGATTTTGCAGTTTCTCCTTCCGATCCGGAGATAATTTGGGCCGGAACCGGCGAAGCATTTAATGCCCGCAGTTCGTATTACGGAAACGGAATATGGAAATCGACTGATGCCGGGAAAACATGGAAAAATATGGGATTGGAAGATTCTCACCATATCGCAAAAGTGGTAATTCACCCAACAAATCCGGACATTGTTTGGGTTGCCTCAATGGGACATTTATTTTCTGAAAATAAAGAACGCGGGATTTTCAAAACAACTGACGGCGGAAATTCATGGAAAAAAGTATTGTATATTAATGGCCAAACAGGGGTAACTGATTTAGTAGTTAATCACTCTAATCCCAAAATTCTATACGCGGCAACCTACCAAAAAAAGCGGACTGCATGGACTTTTGAGCCTGGTGGGGAAAAAAGTCGTATTTACAAATCGACTGACGGCGGAAATTCATGGAAAATGGTTCAAGGCGGATTGCCAACAGGTCCCCTCGGACGAATCGGATTAGACATTCACCGCGCAAATCCGGATATTGTTGTAGCAGTCATTCAAAACCTGAACGTAAAACCCGGTGTTGATCCAAACGAACCGGTTCCTTTTGATGAATTTACCGATCATTCTTTTGACAATTTAATTGGCGGCGAGGTTTACATTACAAAAAACGGCGGCACAAGTTGGGAACGAATCAATGACCCTGAAACCAACGATGTAAGTGGAAAAGCAGCTTACAGTTTTAACCGGGTTTCAATCGATCCGGTTGATCCCGGCAAAATCTATATTATTGGAGTGGGGATGTACTATACACTTGACGGTGGAAAAACATGGCCGGGTTTCCGAGAACAGAATTTGTTCCAAACCAACTTTGGCGATAACCGTATTTTCTGGATCGACCCAAAAGACCCGCGCCATATGATGCTGGGTTCCGATGGTGGAATTTACTCCACTTTCGATGGTGGCCTGACCATGAATCACTACTACCATTTGCCCTTGGGTGAAGTTTACAATGTTGAAGCAGACAATGAAACGCCATACAATATTTACATCGGACTACAGGACCACGAAACATGGAAAGCACCGTCCAATGGCTGGTCGGGGCAAATTACCCCGGCCGACTGGGTGATTACCGGAATGTGGGACGGTATGTATTCCAAAGTTGACCCGGAAAATAACAAGTACATTTATATTACAACACAATTTGGCTCCCATCAACGGGTAGACCAAGCAAAAGGCGAAAGAGTTTCCATTCTCCCGCAAGCGAATGAGAGTGAACCCTACAGATACACATGGACTACTCCGCTGGCGATATCTCCACACAACAGCGCAATAATCTATACCGGGGCCCAAAAGGTTTTACGGTCGTTAAACCGCGGAGAAACATGGGAGGAAATCAGTCCTGATCTGACAGACAATGACCCGGAAAAAACCTGGGGTAAAGGACATATTCAATATTGTACAATATCAACACTTGACGAATCTCCTGTAAAAGCAGGAATCATCTGGGCCGGCACCGATGACGGACATGTTCAGCTGACAACAGACTTTGGTCACACATGGACCGATCTCACTCCAAATCTGGTAAAGGCAGGAGCACCTGCTTCTATGTGGGTAAGTAAAGTTTTTCCATCAAACCATGACTCCGCAACCGCTTATATTTCGAAATGCGGATTTACAGATGATATAATGGACGCTCACGTTTATATTACCCGTGATTTTGGAAAAACCTGGAAAAAAATAACAAACGGATTACCCGGTTCACCGGTCAATGTAGTGATTGAAGACAAAAAAAATCCGAATTTACTTTTTGCAGGTAACGATTTGGGTGTATATGTTTCAACAAATAAGGGCGAAAACTGGCTGCCTTTTAAGGCAAATATGCCCAATGTGGTTGTTCGGGATATAATGATTCATCCACGGGAAAACGACTTGATCGTAGGTACCTATGGCCGTGCCGCCTGGATAACAGATATCAGTCCTTTGCAGCAACTCACTCCGGAGGTAGAAGCAAAAAAACTGCATCTGTTTGATATTGATTCCAAACCTCGGTTAAATTTTTCAGAACAAGCCCGGTGGGGAAATTACCAAATGACAGGAAGTAATCATCTTAACTCGCCAAACGAGCCAAATGGCCTGGAAATATGGTATTTAATGGAAAAAGATCTGCAAGAAGGAACCAAACTAAGCATCGCAAATAAAAACGGAGAAACCGTTTTTGAAAAAGAACTACCATACCAAAAAGGAATAAATAAAATTTACTGGAATACATTCAGGGCTAGTCCGGGTGAATACAAAATCACGCTAGAAAACGACAAAATTTTGGAAAGTAAAACCGGAATTGTGACAAAAAAATGGACATGGCCTGTTCTCAATTATTCAGGAAAAAACTAA
- a CDS encoding alpha-L-fucosidase, with protein sequence MKNLANIILLISLSVNTLFAQSDYKPTDKNIENREWFQDAKFGLFIHWGVYSILGDGEWVMNNQKIPVYQYEKLPSFFNPTQFDPAEWVSMVKKAGMKYITITSKHHDGFAMYDSKVSDYNIVDRTPYGKDVLKMLKDECDKQGIKLFFYHSQLDWHHPDYFPLGRTGQGFTGRPDNGNWNDYIDYMNTQLTELLTNYGEVGGIWFDGMWDKPNADWRLDETYSLIHKLQPGTLVGSNHHISPIPGEDFQMFERDLPGENTMGFNQTGTISELPLEMCETMNGSWGFNLQDKNYKSSKRLIQTMVKAAGYGANFLLNTGLMPNGKIQTENIDTLVVMGKWLDKYGETIYNTRRGPIKPQDWGATTVAKDGTVFIHLLEMKDENLLIPALPGKIKSATYWANGEKVKYKETDYGILLHIPKSKQDNVDTILRIKM encoded by the coding sequence ATGAAAAACTTAGCCAACATCATTTTATTAATTTCCCTATCTGTTAATACCTTATTTGCACAATCAGATTACAAGCCTACAGATAAAAATATTGAAAACCGCGAATGGTTTCAGGATGCAAAATTCGGACTTTTCATCCACTGGGGTGTTTATAGTATTCTGGGTGACGGAGAGTGGGTTATGAATAATCAAAAAATTCCTGTTTATCAGTATGAAAAGCTTCCATCGTTTTTTAATCCAACACAGTTTGATCCTGCCGAATGGGTTTCGATGGTAAAAAAAGCCGGGATGAAATACATTACCATTACCAGCAAGCACCACGACGGTTTTGCAATGTACGATTCAAAAGTGAGCGATTACAATATTGTTGACCGTACTCCGTATGGAAAGGACGTTTTGAAAATGTTAAAAGATGAATGTGACAAACAAGGAATCAAATTATTCTTTTATCACTCTCAACTCGACTGGCATCATCCCGACTATTTTCCGCTGGGCAGGACAGGACAAGGTTTCACCGGCAGACCAGACAACGGAAATTGGAATGATTACATTGATTACATGAATACGCAGCTTACTGAATTACTAACCAATTATGGCGAAGTTGGCGGAATTTGGTTTGACGGGATGTGGGACAAACCAAATGCAGATTGGCGACTGGACGAAACGTATTCGCTTATTCATAAATTGCAACCCGGAACACTGGTTGGAAGCAACCACCACATTTCTCCCATTCCGGGTGAAGATTTCCAAATGTTTGAACGTGACCTTCCCGGCGAAAACACCATGGGCTTTAACCAAACCGGAACTATTTCCGAGCTCCCTCTCGAAATGTGCGAAACCATGAATGGATCCTGGGGCTTTAATCTTCAGGATAAAAATTACAAGTCGTCAAAACGGTTAATCCAAACCATGGTAAAAGCAGCAGGTTACGGCGCTAATTTTTTGTTAAACACCGGTCTAATGCCAAACGGAAAAATCCAAACAGAAAATATAGACACTTTAGTGGTTATGGGAAAATGGTTAGATAAATATGGCGAAACCATTTACAACACACGAAGAGGTCCTATTAAACCGCAGGATTGGGGAGCAACAACCGTTGCAAAAGACGGCACTGTATTTATTCATCTGCTCGAAATGAAGGATGAAAACCTTCTTATTCCTGCACTTCCCGGCAAAATAAAATCGGCTACCTATTGGGCTAACGGCGAGAAAGTAAAATACAAAGAAACAGATTATGGAATTTTATTACACATTCCAAAAAGCAAGCAGGATAATGTGGATACGATATTAAGAATAAAGATGTAA